From Caballeronia insecticola, a single genomic window includes:
- a CDS encoding BON domain-containing protein → MKTTQILKAAGGIACVVFALNVSAQTNSASSTSSDTTVGQKVDDSAITTKVKAELLGAKNVKSTHIHVKTHSGVVSLTGTVPSAEDKTAAEDVVSKVSGVASVKNHLKIAAK, encoded by the coding sequence ATGAAGACGACTCAAATCCTGAAGGCAGCCGGTGGTATCGCGTGTGTGGTGTTTGCGCTGAATGTGAGTGCTCAAACCAACTCGGCATCGTCGACCAGTTCGGACACGACGGTCGGCCAGAAGGTCGATGACAGCGCGATCACGACGAAGGTCAAGGCCGAATTGCTCGGCGCGAAGAACGTCAAGTCCACGCATATCCACGTGAAGACGCACTCCGGCGTGGTGTCGCTGACCGGCACGGTGCCGTCGGCGGAAGACAAGACGGCTGCGGAAGACGTCGTTTCGAAGGTCTCCGGTGTTGCTTCCGTGAAGAACCATCTTAAAATTGCGGCGAAGTAA